In the Gemmatimonadota bacterium genome, AATGCCGGGGTGTATTCGTTGGCACAAGCAACAAGGGTTGATTGTCGCCGGTCGCAATACGTTTGATGCCTGGATTAAAGGCGAGTTTGAGCCGTTTTCTGTTTCAGTGGTTGCTATTGACCGACAAGGCAAAAAGCGGTGGGTGTTTCACAATGGGCCAGGTGGCGACAAGCGAACCTTTGGATCCGGTGCTGATGGTGTTTTTATCGGCGATCCGCAAAGCCCAAAGGTCGGTATTTGTGAAGGTGTGGCCGATGCGTTGGCGGTTTACAACGTGTTTGGAGTTGATGCGGTTTGGGCGACTAATTCGGCCATTGTAAGCGTACAGAATGTGCTTGGGGGCTGTGAGTGGTTGGCTGGTCGCGAAGTTGTGCTTTATACGGATGCAGATGAGGGAGGACAAGAGGCCGGTGATAAAGTGAAAAGCGAGATTTTGCGGCGGTCGCCAAAGGTCTGGCCGCAGGTGGTTTGTGAGTATCCATTTGGAGCAAAAGACGCGGCAGAATGTGCGGCGTATCAAAGCACCTGGGCTTATGAAGTGGACGAAAAAAGCGGGATGTTGATGGATAGCGGTTTGCCTGTGGAAAAGGCCGACCGTTTGGCATTACAACACGTAATCAGGAGATACCAAAATGATTGAGGAAGTGAAATTCAAAGAACACGATTTGAATGATCCGGGTTTGTTTTTGGGCACATTACGCCAGCTTGCACAAGCTGGAGATTATGAGGAAGGGCTGCGATTGATCCGAAAGAGACGCACCAAAGAGCAGAAATACATCGAGGTCGTGAACAAGAGCCAGTTACTTGAACATCTCGACCAGGTTGACCTTGACAACATCGACCTGGACGGGCTTGAAGCAAAGTTTGAAATTGAAAAAACGTATCACAGGCCAGCTCCAACCTTGCAGGATTTCCTAGCAAACACAAGCCCGGATATTCCGTATTTCGTCAAAGATTTGATTATGGAAAAGGCCAGGTGTTATCTGGTCTCCGACCCTAAACACGGCAAGAGCTTGTGGACTATGTACTTGGCTTTGTGTGCGGCTTCTGGCAAGCCGTTCTTTGGCCGAGCAGTAAAGCCTTGTCCGGTGGTGATGGTTGATCATGAGAATGCTTCACCGCTGAATAACTGGCGTATGCGAGCAGTAGCGCGGGGTCTGGGGTTGTCCGAGTCTTTGCCCGATCTGCCACTTATGCCAATGTTTCACGAGGGTATCAACCTGGTGTTGGATGATCCCAGTATTGAGCGGCTCAAGCGGTATATCGCAGACTTTAAGCCTGGCCTGATTACAGTTGATTCGTTGATTCGATGTACTCGGGGCCTGGAGGAAAACACCTCGGGTGATATGAGCGAAGTGGCCGAGGTGATAGCTGAATTGAAGCGCGACACCGGCCAGGACTTCGTTTTTCTATTTCTGCACCACACAAACAGAGATAAAGACAAGACAGGACAGGACAGAGTGCGCGGATCGGGTGATATTATGGCAATGGTGGACCACGGGTTTCTGCTGGAAAAAGTAAAACAAAAAAATGGTACAGAAACCTTTGGTCTTTCCGAACCATCGCCCAGGCACGGGCAGGGCGCAGAACTTTCTTATCGGATGGCTGTGACCGAGGCCGCAAATGGTGATATGGTGAATTTTA is a window encoding:
- a CDS encoding AAA family ATPase, with product MIEEVKFKEHDLNDPGLFLGTLRQLAQAGDYEEGLRLIRKRRTKEQKYIEVVNKSQLLEHLDQVDLDNIDLDGLEAKFEIEKTYHRPAPTLQDFLANTSPDIPYFVKDLIMEKARCYLVSDPKHGKSLWTMYLALCAASGKPFFGRAVKPCPVVMVDHENASPLNNWRMRAVARGLGLSESLPDLPLMPMFHEGINLVLDDPSIERLKRYIADFKPGLITVDSLIRCTRGLEENTSGDMSEVAEVIAELKRDTGQDFVFLFLHHTNRDKDKTGQDRVRGSGDIMAMVDHGFLLEKVKQKNGTETFGLSEPSPRHGQGAELSYRMAVTEAANGDMVNFIELTEGLSNDKSELDTSGVV